From Acidobacteriota bacterium, one genomic window encodes:
- a CDS encoding stage II sporulation protein M, translating into MNGYQRFVAGREPVWDAFEQSLEKAGPKLRRVGYEDLEQLSFRYRQILHDHALAAQRFPETGAARRLRRLALEGTRRLAGENRGRRRGLGHFFAQRFPRAFRAQAGTTAVAVIIFLGAVALGLIAAAARPELGVAFVGEEARQGLAEGELWTEALGTTVPSSTASSEIATNNMSVAMTAWAGGALAGLLSLYILLLNGVMLGAVLSLTMHYAMAGQLFEFIAAHGPLELTLIVVSAAAGLTLGKALVAADDRPRGVALADAARSSLTVMLGCLPWLLVLGVVEGYISPAPGVPAVVKTAVGLSLQGIFLILAWNPWLKEADS; encoded by the coding sequence ATGAACGGCTATCAGCGCTTCGTCGCCGGCCGAGAGCCGGTTTGGGATGCCTTCGAGCAGTCCCTCGAGAAGGCCGGGCCGAAGCTGCGCCGTGTCGGCTACGAGGACCTCGAGCAACTGTCCTTTCGCTACCGGCAGATTCTTCACGATCATGCCTTGGCGGCGCAGCGCTTTCCCGAAACCGGCGCCGCTCGCCGCCTGCGCCGCCTAGCCCTCGAGGGAACGCGCCGTCTCGCCGGCGAGAACCGGGGGCGGCGGCGGGGCCTCGGGCATTTCTTCGCGCAGCGCTTCCCGCGCGCCTTCCGCGCCCAGGCCGGGACGACGGCGGTGGCGGTGATCATCTTCCTCGGGGCGGTCGCCCTCGGGCTGATCGCGGCGGCGGCGCGGCCGGAGCTGGGGGTCGCCTTCGTCGGCGAAGAGGCGCGCCAGGGGCTGGCCGAGGGCGAGCTCTGGACCGAAGCCCTCGGCACCACCGTGCCGTCGTCGACGGCGTCATCGGAGATCGCCACCAACAACATGTCGGTCGCGATGACGGCCTGGGCCGGCGGTGCCCTGGCAGGCCTCCTCAGCCTCTACATCCTGCTCCTCAACGGCGTCATGCTCGGCGCTGTGCTGAGCCTCACGATGCACTACGCCATGGCGGGGCAGCTGTTCGAGTTCATCGCCGCCCACGGTCCCCTGGAGCTGACCCTGATCGTGGTCTCGGCGGCGGCCGGTCTGACCCTCGGGAAGGCTCTGGTGGCGGCCGATGATCGTCCGCGCGGCGTGGCTCTGGCCGATGCCGCTCGCAGCTCGCTGACGGTCATGCTCGGCTGTCTGCCCTGGTTGCTGGTGCTGGGGGTGGTCGAAGGCTACATCTCGCCCGCTCCGGGAGTGCCGGCGGTGGTCAAGACGGCCGTCGGCCTTTCCCTGCAAGGAATCTTTCTGATACTCGCCTGGAACCCCTGGCTGAAGGAGGCTGACTCTTGA
- a CDS encoding DNA repair exonuclease — protein MSSRRILRFVHCADLHLDSPFEGLATVDPEIAETLRASTFQAFERVVDLAIREEADFLIVAGDVYDSASSSLAAQLRFRAGLERVTDEGIRCFVAHGNHDPLSGWDAGLALPPGAHRFGGDRIERVLVRRRGEDLAAVYGISYAQRVVEENLAQRFAASGDTFSIGVLHCEVVEGQTASPYAPCSFTDLERSGVDYWALGHSHAPRVLGDEHPTVVYAGTPQGRHPREIGPHGCFLVDVEALEEGGYRTHPRFVATDVVRWSRALLDIAEVPDLERLLDKIHQVIAGERERSREPDGRPRPTVLRLELIGRGPLHKLLQQIDAERDLAQPLRRGEKDRDDQVWIESVRIASRPALDAAELRRQESSLGDFLRATDRLREQTAPAEEIRQRLGRRGEFARLAAIVRTMEDHELLALIDEAEALGLDLLADGGETPT, from the coding sequence ATGTCTTCCCGCCGAATCCTGCGCTTCGTCCACTGTGCGGATCTGCATCTCGACAGCCCCTTCGAAGGGCTCGCCACGGTCGATCCGGAGATCGCCGAGACCCTGCGCGCCTCGACCTTCCAGGCCTTCGAGCGGGTGGTCGACCTGGCGATTCGGGAAGAAGCCGACTTCTTGATCGTCGCCGGCGACGTCTACGACTCGGCGAGCAGCAGCCTGGCGGCGCAGCTGCGATTTCGCGCCGGCCTCGAGCGGGTGACCGACGAGGGCATCCGCTGCTTCGTGGCGCACGGCAACCACGACCCCCTGTCCGGCTGGGACGCCGGCCTCGCCCTGCCACCGGGAGCCCACCGCTTTGGCGGTGATCGCATCGAGCGCGTGCTGGTGCGGCGACGCGGCGAAGACCTCGCCGCGGTCTACGGCATCAGCTACGCCCAACGGGTGGTCGAGGAGAACCTGGCGCAGCGCTTCGCCGCCAGCGGTGACACCTTCTCCATCGGCGTGCTCCACTGCGAGGTGGTCGAAGGGCAGACGGCGTCACCCTACGCACCGTGCTCCTTCACCGACCTCGAGCGCTCCGGCGTCGACTACTGGGCCCTCGGCCACTCCCACGCCCCACGGGTGCTCGGCGACGAACATCCGACGGTGGTCTACGCCGGCACACCCCAAGGCCGGCACCCGCGCGAGATCGGACCCCACGGCTGCTTCCTGGTCGATGTCGAAGCCCTCGAAGAGGGTGGCTACCGGACCCACCCGCGCTTCGTCGCCACGGACGTCGTCCGCTGGTCCCGGGCTCTGCTCGACATCGCCGAGGTGCCCGACCTCGAACGGCTACTCGACAAGATCCATCAGGTCATCGCCGGCGAACGGGAGCGTTCCCGCGAGCCGGACGGGCGGCCGCGGCCGACGGTCCTCCGGCTCGAGCTGATCGGTCGCGGTCCCCTGCACAAGCTTCTGCAGCAGATCGATGCCGAGCGCGACCTGGCCCAACCGCTGCGCCGCGGTGAGAAGGACCGCGACGACCAGGTGTGGATCGAATCCGTGCGCATCGCCTCGCGGCCGGCCCTCGACGCCGCCGAACTGCGACGGCAAGAGTCCTCCCTGGGTGATTTCCTCCGCGCCACCGACCGCCTGCGCGAGCAGACGGCGCCAGCCGAAGAGATTCGGCAGCGCCTTGGCCGACGCGGCGAGTTCGCTCGCCTGGCGGCGATCGTGCGGACGATGGAGGACCATGAGCTCCTCGCCCTCATCGACGAAGCCGAAGCCCTCGGCCTCGACCTGCTCGCCGATGGCGGCGAAACTCCCACCTGA
- a CDS encoding RDD family protein, producing the protein MKDETVLGIDNIALELPIAGLGSRSLAVTIDYFLMTVINVALIFLLIFVGDELFDGGWIVALMALVGFLVHWGYFAVSEIVFGGQTLGKKALRLRVVTRQGGRPGIWALLIRNFIRVVDLIVGVPLIAFDPLARRLGDRLGGTLVVHGREPGHEVVLGRTPATWGSREVALAESFLRRSDELDRAQSILLARRLLRLVERDEPELLAGANLEDPLEALRQALDVRER; encoded by the coding sequence ATGAAAGACGAAACCGTTCTCGGCATCGACAACATTGCCCTCGAGCTGCCCATCGCGGGCCTCGGCAGTCGGTCCCTCGCCGTCACCATCGACTACTTCCTGATGACGGTGATCAATGTGGCGCTGATCTTCTTGCTGATCTTCGTCGGCGACGAGCTCTTCGATGGTGGTTGGATCGTGGCGCTGATGGCGCTGGTCGGATTCTTGGTCCATTGGGGCTACTTTGCGGTCAGCGAGATCGTCTTCGGCGGTCAGACCCTCGGCAAGAAGGCCTTGCGCCTGCGGGTGGTGACCCGCCAGGGTGGGCGACCCGGAATCTGGGCACTGTTGATTCGCAACTTCATCCGGGTCGTCGACCTGATCGTCGGAGTGCCTCTGATCGCCTTCGATCCCTTGGCCCGGCGCCTCGGCGACCGCCTCGGTGGAACCTTGGTGGTGCACGGCCGGGAGCCCGGCCACGAGGTCGTCCTCGGCCGCACGCCGGCGACCTGGGGTAGCCGTGAGGTGGCCCTCGCCGAGTCCTTTCTGCGGCGCAGCGACGAGCTCGACCGGGCGCAGTCGATTCTCCTCGCTCGGCGCCTGCTACGGCTGGTCGAGCGGGACGAGCCGGAGCTGCTCGCCGGCGCCAACCTCGAGGATCCCTTGGAGGCCTTGCGGCAGGCCCTCGACGTCCGCGAGCGATGA